The sequence TGCGCGAGGCGACGGTGACGAACAGGAACCCGAACACCGCGATGCCGATAGCGCCGATGATGCCCGTGTTGATTTGGGGCAGGAAGGCAGCGGCGAGCAGGAGAATCGCGGCGGCGGGCAGGGTGATTTTTCGGCTAAGGTCTTGTTCGGTGCGCAGGAGCTCTACCGTGTGGGTGTCGTTTTTTGTGCCTTGCAAGCCACGGAAAGTAGAAGCAAGCGAACTCCACAGCATGGGGAGCGTGCGCACGAGGGAGATGAGACCGCCGGTTGCGACAGCGCCTGCTCCTATGTAGCGGATGTAGTTGTCCCAAATGCCCCAGGCGTCGAGGGTGGAGATCGGGTCTTTGCCCGGTGCAATGGCACCGCCGTGAGCTCCGAAGAACGCGATCATCGGGATGAGGACGAGCCAAGCCAACACCCCGCCGGCCGCCATCATGGCACCGACGCGCGGACCGACGATGAAGCCGACGGCGAGCAGGGATGGAAATGTGTCCATGCCGATGACGCCATTGCGAAGTCCGGCCACTTTGGTTTCGATTTCGGAAGGGAACATCTTCAGACCGTCGGCGAACAATTTGAAGACGCCGCCGATGGCGAGACCGCCGAAGACCAGTTTGGCGCGTCCGCCGCCTTCTTCTCCGGCGACGAGGACTTGGGCGCAGGCTGTGCCTTCGGGATAGGGCAAGCGGTCGTGTTCTTTGACGATCAGCAAGCGGCGCAACGGAATCATGAACAGCACGCCGAGGAAACCGCCGGTCAAGACGATCAGCGTGATTTTGAAAAGGCCGGGGTTGACCTTCCACAGAAACAGCGCAGGCAGGGTGAAAATCGCACCGGCCGCGACCGCTTCTCCGGCGGTGGTAATTGTCTGCACGATGTTGTTCTCCAAGATCGAGTTGCGGCGGAGAATGCCTCGGATGATGGCCATGGAGATTACGGCAGCCGGGATGGAAGCGGAGATTGTCATCCCGATGATCAGGCCGAGATAGGCGTTGGCTGCACCGAAGACGATGGCGAGGACAATCCCGATGACGATCGCGGTGAGGGTGAGCTCCGGCGGTCTTTCGGAGGACGAGATGAAGGGTTTGAAGGTTTTCTTGTTTTGGTTGTCGCTCATGCGGGAGGCTCCTTCCCCTAGTTGGTTCTGTTTCTAACATTTGAGGATTGCGGCTGTTATATGCGGCGTGGTAGGATAGCTCTTGTCGCCGCGAGAGATGCGGTGATGAA comes from Tumebacillus amylolyticus and encodes:
- a CDS encoding OPT family oligopeptide transporter — protein: MSDNQNKKTFKPFISSSERPPELTLTAIVIGIVLAIVFGAANAYLGLIIGMTISASIPAAVISMAIIRGILRRNSILENNIVQTITTAGEAVAAGAIFTLPALFLWKVNPGLFKITLIVLTGGFLGVLFMIPLRRLLIVKEHDRLPYPEGTACAQVLVAGEEGGGRAKLVFGGLAIGGVFKLFADGLKMFPSEIETKVAGLRNGVIGMDTFPSLLAVGFIVGPRVGAMMAAGGVLAWLVLIPMIAFFGAHGGAIAPGKDPISTLDAWGIWDNYIRYIGAGAVATGGLISLVRTLPMLWSSLASTFRGLQGTKNDTHTVELLRTEQDLSRKITLPAAAILLLAAAFLPQINTGIIGAIGIAVFGFLFVTVASRIVGAIGSSSSPVSGMTIATLLIVTSVYRAFGYSGMDGMITALTVGAIICVALAIAGDISQDLKTGYLVGATPRAQQLAMLIGILGSGLVIGWVLLLLNDAYGFGSKELPAPKAVLMKLIVEGIMNANMPWDLVFIGVAIAVVIELLGIEALPVAVGIYLPVHTSTPIFLGGLVRYFYLLLQKRGADKPEEERVERGVLLCSGLIAGESLIGILIAGLVSLKITLPEAKLGGQFLSLVIFLALAVWVGWMSGRQPRKT